The Leptodactylus fuscus isolate aLepFus1 chromosome 1, aLepFus1.hap2, whole genome shotgun sequence nucleotide sequence tCCATTACATCTTCCGTTTGCTATGGACAAGTGTAGCTGATATATAAAATCAGAGCtggtatttttgtattttgtgttaAATCAAACATTTATAAAGAGAAAATGAAATTATTAATCCAAGTAATTGAGATGATACAATTCGTAGCATTCTGCAATGGTAAAGTCTAATAGATCATGTCGTGTAGCTTTATAGTAAAGAGGAAAAGCATGGAGCAGATCTGTATTGTAACATCCTTATACATGACAACTGGGTTATGTGCCTGACAATCCGACACCTAGACACCTATCCTGTCCTCACTGAAAGTTTGGGCATAGACATAAGCCTATTTAATGTCCCTATAGGTTGCAGGTTGTAATGTCTCTATAAGTTGTTTCTGGTTCTCTTCACCTCCAGCCgaggtaaaactacaactcccagctacAAAAGGGAAGATCATTGTCTTAATAACTTTAAGAACTCCAGTAGAAATGTCGCTTGAAAGTTtggaaatattaaaatataataataataataataataataataataataataataataataataataataataataatcacacaTACATCACATAATTAAAACTTTCTACCTACATAGGATGGTTATTGCAAATAATTTCCCAATATGGTAAATATATATTCAACTGAACGAATATAAGttataaatgtaaaataataataataataataataataataataataataataataatccgtcAAGAATCCGTCAATACTAGCATGTGTGATCGAgcgtttaatataatatattgataTGTCAAGTTCCTATTCGTTGTAAATTCAGAAACTGGAAGCCCTCCGCCACAACAGAGGTTGTGTAGCTTTGCCATAGACGctgttacatacaatacatgcCGGCTTGAGTGAAGAGGATAATTTATTGTGAATTCCACATAGATGTGGATTATAGAGAACACAAGAAGACTAGGTGAGACTGAACAACTGTACAATATAACCAAGGGTTTGTGTTTCTTTACTGAACACTTATAGACAAACAACAAAGTGCTGAAATCAGAATGAGAAAATTAAGAAAATGCAAACAAATACACAAACAATTGTTACCAGGTTTATTCGATCTCTCCTGAGATCACAAGTCCATGAATATTAATAATTCTTATTATTCTGGGCTCAGGATAGAGTCACCATGAAAAGATAGGATTGTGTTGTTTACAACAAAaagtgcaatatatatatttatacttcaACTTTTTATGAAGTCCATTGTTTCCTCCTCCAAAGCTGAGATACTTCTATAAATTAATAACAGTTAATATCTCCTTGTAGTTGTAGCTTAAAAAGAATGACCCTTATATATCACATAGTAAATCTTATCATACAAAAGGCTGCATATTGGAATATAATGGAACTTCTGCCAAGGGTTGGGACAAGGAATTGTGGCATCGAGGAATAATTCTGAGTCCACACCAACCCCTGtccagtaacatagtaataaatACTAAGGCTTGTGTGACTTATGGAAAGTAGAATAGGGACCATTAGAAAGTCCATATATGGGGGGCATAGGAAGAGAGCAGATGCTGGAGAGGGGTCATGTGGGTCCTCCTTCACCCTTCTCCTTATCACAATAGAAGGTTACTTTGCATTTACACATTGACAGTGCATTAACCTCCTGCCATTTATTTACAAGAGCCTTGATTTAGGGGTAGTCCTTCCTTAGGGGTGATAAGTCCTCAGTTGGCCATTGGCATATGGATATGCTTGAGAGGGTTAATAATAATACTGTCCTCTGTGTTCAGTCATTGGCTTAtagtttataaaaatatatatacatctgATAAAATAAAAAGTCTTATCTGGCCCTGCTGTCCAGGTGCAATGCTGTCAGTCCATGATGGCTGCTGGCAGGGGCACAGGCCTCTAAGAAGAGCTGTCATTCTCAGACTGTTGGTGAAGCAATGAGCTGTTAGACTTGTGTTTCTTCAGGAGCTGGGTGATCTTCTCATCGTCTGAGTTAGGGTCCAGAGGTTTGTTGTAGTCATCATCCTCATCTTCATTATCTGAAGCTCCTTTCAGTCTCTCAGTTTCAGTGTCCTGCTTCTTCTTGGCAGTGGCCATCTCTGCTGCATGCTTCTTCCTCCACTTGGTCCTCCTGTTCTGAAACCAAACCTATAATGGAAGGATATTAGCGTTATAAAgctgagtatatagtatataatgacatATACACACGAAGACACATAGGTATGTGTCTGGCTAgcctctatctatatatcttagTGTACACCAGAAAGAATTacatatgtaaaaaaaagtacatacatattatattatgtaaaaTTATTATATAAAAGTTAGTTTATATTGTAAATTACTGAGTTTTTCTGATCTGGATCTTAAAGCTATATACTTTAGAAGATATcataattatattttatataattatatcatATCAGGCTTATACATCGGGCTAACTTTAAAAGTTGTCCTAAACTACAGATATTATTAAATTGCATCACATGACTAGTTCTACTCAATTACAATAATAATTGTAATATCCAGAAAGTGCTGAAGAATAACTAGAGCTATGAAGTAGATATATAGTAataaaaaagatagaaaaatagatatgagatagatagatagatagatagatagatagatagatagatagatagatagatagataggaggtaggtaaatagatcgatagatattagataataaatagaaagatagatattagatagatagatagatagatagatagatagatatgaggtaggtaaatagatcgatagatattagatagatagatagatagataggtagatagatagatagatagatagatagatagatagatagatatacataagatagatagatgatagatagatagatagatagatagataggaggtaggtaaatagatcgatagatattagatagatagatagatagatagatagataggtagatagatagatagatagatagatagatatacataagatagatagatgatagatagatagatagatagatagatagatagatagacataagatagatagatagatagatagatagatagatagatagatagatagagataatagTTCTCCAGTAACTGCACTTCATTGTTTCTATTTAAACGATTTTACTGttctagatttaaaaaaaaaatacaaaaagataaaaaatacaaTTGTTCCGAGTTAAACGAATGATATATGTTGTACTTTGTTTCACTTCATATATAAAGTCGTTTGTTTGTGCTAAGCAGATGAAGTGGGATATTCTGTGCTCTCTATAACGTAGAATAGATCCTTGTATAGTGATCTAGTATTAAGTGTCGCCCTCTATAGACATTCGCTGCAGTTAATAATCACAGGTCCCGGTGTCTCTAATAACCAATTATAATTGGCCTATAGTAGGATCCTAATAGCAGATCACTACAATCCTCACACCACAAGCTGTCCTATAACCTGACATTATATAGCTCTATAGAGACTGCTAGATTAATTACTAATTACTAATATGTAATATAcatgtacaataaaactaaatACTAAACATTATAATTATAAAGTATATACATAAAAAGAGAGAGGGGGAAATATTGCTAATTACGTTATCTAATACAATGTGACAATATAGTTTCCCACCTGTAAACTTATGTTTTATCATATCATCCATTTATAATATCAGTCTCTTCCACATAactatgtttgttatttttataccaaTCACTATTTTTATTGCTGCTTGTCTTACTTTGCTTATTAATATTCGTATTTATTCTTAAACTGATATTATTCTGTTCATTCATTGTGTTCTGCCTTTATTTATCTCTTTATATTAGGGAATTGCACTATTATTTATTACCGCTGATGTTACTCATGTATTCTATGATTTATTACAAGGCGATACCGCACATGGCTTGTTTTCTATACTATTATATCCTACAATACTCTGCCTATAGACTATCACTATTCTAACAGTTTATGGCTCGCATAACCAgcaggtgtgtatatatagaagAGTTAGGACTGGGAAGGGGGGGAAGCCTGGGAATCCGGGGATGAGGGTGAATAGGAATCCTGGGTGGGATTAGTGAATAGGTTGTAGTGTATTCACTATCAGACATTTACCATGACAAATGAGGGGCTGCAGATAAGACAGGGACAGGACCCAGGACACACAATTCACAATGGAGACAGGTGATACACAATGTCCTGCTTATTACACAAAAGCTGCACAAGCTTGGCACAGCACTGAAGTCACCTGGGAGACTGAACTTTCTGCTACATGAGAATAATGGTTTATTTCTTATATGGCATATATAGAGCATTGCTCATTActagatatatatttatagttaGTAGCTTTGTGTACAAGCTTATAGAAATGATGATGATTAATTCTGATATCATATAActacctcagctctgctaaatctgctAACTATCCAGTGAGAGCGATGACAACAGTATATGTGTAATATGTGACATGGCATAGGAGGTAAGATGGACTTACCTTAACCTGGCTTTCTGTCATGCCCAGGGAGTATGCCAGCCTGGCTCTCTCAGGACCCGCCAAGTATTTGGTTTGTTCGAAAGTCTTCTCCAAGGCGAAGATCTGCTGTCCGGAGAAGGTGGGCCTGGTGTGCTTCCTCTTCCCGTCCTTATCCAGCAGCACCGAGCCCTGGTCTGGGGGCAAATACACAAGTCAATGGAGGAAAATAGGCAAAATTTTAGATACCACTGTCCTAGCAGACAAGCTACAGTTATATGATCAGATATATCTACAGCCTACAgcgatatctcctatctatctatctatctatctatctatctatctatctatcatctatctattatctatttatctatctatctatctatctatctatctatctatctcctatctatctatctatctaactatctatctacattatcctatctatctatctatctatctatctatctatctatctacattatcctATCTGTCTATATTATCAtatatcctattctatcctattTATCATCTATATATGATCTATTTATCTAAATATCTttatacattatactatattctgcctatctatctacagtatattttatactgtctatatatcTAGCAACTAAatacttatctatctatttatctatctatctacattatcgtatatcctatctatttttctatctatcgtctatttatttatctatcgttCTACATAATTTTTATAGTAAAACAAAATGCGCCGTTCCTATTTTCCTATTTGTAATAAAGAATTGCGTGTgttaaatatgtagatagatatatagctAGATAGAGAGCTAGATATATATCTACGTAAATGTTTGTTACAGTTTGATACAGTAGTTGTAGATATTTCCGAGTGTTGTAATTAATATTTAACAAAATGAGAAAGAAGAAGCCGAAGAGGTCATTATTtatcatatctatatatatatatatttatttatttatatttaaaaaatcatTTAATCTTCGGATATAGATACAATCTCTGTAATACTCTctctaaaatgtattattattattattattattattattattattattattattattattattaccaactATTATTAGTAGCAGTTAATAGCAGTAGTATAATTCCCTGAAGCTTCAGTGTATTGCATTCAATTTAGGAGACTGATAATCTTGGAGAATCTGGAAATATATTAGTAGTTAATAGTAGTAGGAGTCTCTTAATAATATCAAAGTTTTCCCTTTAAAAGACCGATTTTTTCGTAAGCACAAATATTTCAGCACTTTGATGTAATTTAATTATTGTTATTACAATTattactaataatactaataataatatgcatTTCTGTCATGTGATTTCTATAAAATTAGAGCAATTTTTTCCAGAACGGTAATAACTAAGCGAGTAATAATGTATTTCACATAGTATTTCTATGAATAACAACTTTTTATGGTGGAAATAATGAAATCACAGAAGAAATAACCGGTATGGCAATAAATAGTGCACAGTAATACATGATGTTACATTGGGAagggtgagatagatagatagatagatagatagatagatagatagatagatagatagatagatagatagatagatagatgcttagATAGAGAAAATCTCGTAATGTTTAATTTGATTGGATTATTGGAGAGAAATCTATACTGAAATGTCTTTGTATCCTATATTCTTACTATTATTCCTATTTGTTACCACTTTGTATCACCCTATTATATAAAGTTACGATTAGAATACACagcttttattttacttttgatTTCCTTTCACATTACTGAAGCAGATCTCCTCCTTTATAGTCTACTATTGAATATAGCAGAAGTCACCATTCACACCATGCTAGTATAATAGTCATTGCCGCTGCAAAAAACTTTACTCCATATCTCTCTTCACTTCTCTTGTCGCCATTATTAGAGAATGTGAACAGTCCCCTATTTTTATCTAGACAGTAATCCTCCTGCACATTTCTGACACTGAAGCCGCTAGCCTGAGGTAAATGAGGTAAAGTTTGGGAAGTAATAGATTGCATAGAAATACTTACGTGGGGCACAGGCCAGTCTCGCGTCTCTCCAGGGGGAGCTCTGCATGACTCCAGGCCAAAAGATGGGGGTCCTTCCTGGGAGCTCAGTCAGGGGTTTGGGGTACCGGGCTACCACTGCAGCACTGGGGCTGAAGTACagtccaggaggagggggcggcggAGGACTGAGGCTGCTGAAGCGGGGCAGCCCTGCCAGGAGGCCGGCAGCAGGGGACGAGGTGGAGGCCACAGCAGCCGGGGACACCGAGGTGCTAGGAGTCAGGGTTGTCCCAGCTAGAGAAGGCAAGCAGTGCATGACTGGTCGGCTCAGAATGTCATTGATTCCATGAGGAGTAGCTGCTGAGACCTGGGGTGGAGGGGTCCCCAAGGACAGTCCTCCAGTAGCTGGTGGTGAGGAGGACGAAGGATGTTTTAGGGACACCTGAGTGGGAGACCCCAAAGGAGGAGATggtgaggaggaagaagaagaggatgaagatgaagaagatATGGAGGAGGAACAAGGCTGACTGGGTAGGGCATAGGCTGGGTACAGAGGGGTCTTCATCTCTGCCATGCTGTGCAGAGCTGCCAAGGGAGGGCTGCTGAGGAGAAAAGCGCTCTGCCTAGTGCCATCCATCTGCCCTAGAGCTAACATCACCAGGCCTGGGGGCAACAGCTCTCTCACTACCGAAAATGGAGTACAAGTCTATAGCAAAGTTTATCAGATCCTGGAAAGTCAGTGTGTGGAGAGATCAAGTAGCAATGGTGTCTTTGTAGGAGCAGGGCTCATCAGAGTGGGGTCCCAGCTCTACAAGTCCCCAGGGCTGGAGGAGCTGTACATATAGACCCAGAAGGAGCTTCTGAAGGTGATCACCAGAAACTTCAAAGAATCACCACTTCTTCCTTCACGAGACACGTCCAGGGTCCAGAGCTGTGCACACACTGCGGTTACTGAAGTCCAGGTCCCATGTGAACACTCAGCAGCCCTTCATGTCTTTAGCTGTGTCCGGGCTCAGCACCTGCTCTCGGTAAGTACAGGCCACATTACACAGGACACAGCTTGCTATCTCCTTGTGCCTGCTCCAGGATGACAGCGCTGATGAAGCTCTCAAAGGTAATACAATCTTTCCATCATCTCCTACCTCCTTAAGGCGAGGGGCTGGAGACTAAACTttcagctgtcaatcacacggcgGGGGCGTGGCCGTCCTCACCTATAGAATAGGAGCCGGTGACCACACCTCGTGCTCTCATTGGCTGCGGGATCCCATATTAGCAAAGGAGGCGTGGCTCTAGTAACTCAACTTCAGTGTAATGTGCTGAGTGAGCCGCTGAGGCAATGGAGGGCGCTGTCTATTGTCCTGGGATAAGCCAATTCCTATGACAAACCCCATCTTTCTGCCATTCAGTGTATTCACTAGTGCCATATGGCTCCTGCAGGAAAGAATGGCCAATGTGTTAAATGTTATCTACACGTAATGTGAATAAACGCCAGACAAACCAAGGAGCATTATGTCCTATGGCGGGTTAGTTAAcaacatgtagcagagctcaagcTGTTCCCCCAGCCCAGACTGCTGTACAAGACTGAGCAGGTGAACGAGAAGCTTCATCTATGTCTAGTCTTAGCTTAGCAACTCTACAGAGAGATACTTCTATACATGGATGTAGGGCTGGAATATTCTCATCATCACTTATAAATACAGCACTTTCTTTGCTCTTTTTATGGGATTATCGTAAATTTTCTGTATTGATCCCGTACAGACTTGTCATTGTATATTCAGGTCACACAATCGGTGTCCCCAAAGAAAGAGGACTAATGTAGACCATTAGGGGGTCACATATAGCTAATATAGAAATATAACAAGTCACATATAGCTAATATATTCATAAAAGTCACATATAGCttatacataaatataaaaagtcacatatagctaatatagaaatataaaaagtcTAAATATTACTAATATATACTTAAAAATTCACTTATAGctaatacagaaatataaaaagtctAAATATTACTAATGTATACATAAAAAGTCACATATAGctaatatagaaataaaaaagtaaaaattctgCTAATATTTAAAATtcaaaatataaacataaaaaaatcaaaatctggctaatatagaaatataaaaaatcgAAATACTGCTAATATGTCAAAATATGGGTAACATGTACATGACAGTCACATTACAGCTAATACATAActataaaaagataaaataaattaatattaataataatgcaATTAATATGTACATACAAAGCCCAACCACGTCtactatatagatacaaagtCATAATAATACAGATACTATATAGTTTAAAAGAGCAGCTAAAAATACAGCCAATCCATACACACCACAAAGTgacatgtgtatacatatatacttggGATGATTTGTATTATTTCTTTAAGAGAATAAAACAGATAACAGgcgaggatatatatatatatatatatatatatatatatatatatatatatcataaaggctaatatatatatatgtacacacagatatatattagCTCTTGTGTCTGGTCCTATATCCAATCATTACAGCAATAATTACTATGATATTCTCGCCAATAAACCTCCTCAGTATACATAATGTATACAATCCATACACTGTATTTTCTATAAGTTGTGAGTAATGTGAGTTTTCTTTAGCAGTCATAGACATGTAGGAGTTTAGGAATAAGTGGATGGATCAATTGATGCCCGGTATCAGTATCTAGTGGTGAGGGGTGGGCTGGTTAATATGCTAAGCTATGTGTATCCCCTGGGCTCCATGCAAATGTCTGAAAACATACAACTGTCATCATCATACATGGCTGCAGTCAATAATGTAGAGCTGAAGGACTTTCTACAATGACCACCATGTATTCCGCGGAATAGCTTCTTATACACATTGCAAATACCTCCTGACCATtatctgtatatctaatatactcCGTTATTATCTATGTACTCACTTAGTACTAGATTATTAGCATATCTGACATGTTGTATTTATGCTCTTCTTATAAATCCATACATTCTTAGATTTATCTATATTCATTTACTGTGTGTATGTCTAGTATACGCTCTATCTATGTACTCATATATTCATATTAAAATCTCTTATCAACTATTCAACATCACTATATCatatattgtctatctatctacagaatattttctatctatctatctatctatctatctatctatctatctatctatctatcatcatttctttatctatctatctatctatctatctatctatctatctatctatctatctatctacagaatATTTGTCTATCATCTCTTTGTATAGAAAATGAAACACCAGGAGTATCAGTAAGGGAGTATTGGTTAATGTCTTTCTGCATCATAGTACTGCGATATCTATATAATACatgatatatatgtatctatagaccgAGAAGATGCagatgtatactgtgtgtgtgaaatGTTAATGCCCTTTTAAATGATCTCCCTATTGTCTTCCCACTTTACGATGGGGTGATGTATATTGGTGATGTTGATTTAATAGCTCCACATCCCTATGGTATTATTGTGCACATATCCTCTATAAAGACCTGTGAGCAAACACGCATTCTATGGCTAGTCTGAACGAGGAACTATGTATGGAGTGCACGCGGCTTCTAGATAAGTGTGAGCTCCACTATTTATATGTAAACTTGTGGGCATGGAAAAAAGCTGCAAAGTTTatcaattagatagatagatagatagatagatagatagatagacagataggtagCTATACTTTTCTTGCATATTGTCATATTTAATtagacattttatatatatatatatatatatatatatatatatatatatatatatatatatatatatcttattcaAAAAGCATTTACTTCTCATATGTGAACTATCCATCTCATgttgaatatctatctatctatctatctatctatctatcatacatcTTATGAtagattatacatacatatagacatagataGGTAGATCTTAATATATAATCTTCTTGTATAATGTCATATTTTAAtagacattacacacacacacacacacacacacacatatatatactcatattgtccgtctatctatctatctatctttctatctatcatctatctgtctatctatcatctatctatctatctatctatctatctatcgctatctAATACATTTTATGATAGATTATACATAGatatagacatagatagatagatagatagatagatagatagatagatagaggtaaGCCTAAATGTATGTAAAATCTTCTTACATTCTTGTTAGTCCAGCTATGTGATTTCTGTATGTAGTTATTGTCTATTTGTACTTACCATACCTCTATTATTAATTTATTGCATTTGAAGCCTGACTTTCCATGCAGTATATGTACTTTGTCATAATATAAGGATTGCAGAACACTTTCTttctatatctatgtatagtacaagccagttacattgttatgttgTGATATCTCACATTTCTTTTCCATTCACTGTTTTTATACTACAAGAAGTCACTGCACATGTCCTGCTGTCCTGGCTTGTATTTATCCTTACATTATGTATCTGTAGATCCTTACAGTCCTGTAGTTTCGAACTACTAAAGTTTCTCACACAGTGTGGTACGATTGAAATAAGAACACAACAGAAGAACTGAAGTGAGGCTACCCCCTCCACACTCCACTGTTGTATAGTCATCTCTAGAGGAAAGACGAAGGATTCTCCAGGCAGTGGTTGTCTGAGCTTCAATCGCCCTCTAGTGGGAAAAGGGCTTAATAACATGAACCCTCCATACACTAGCCTAGTTTCTCAGTAGGGTCTCAAAACTTGTCAGAGTTTTTTCAGTATTtggtgaaaaatggatgtttttgcaTGCAAGTTAAGTCAGTTTTGTTATGGTTTTTTTGAGTGTTTCCATTTTCCTGTGCAGTTTTCCTCAATTTGCAATCCACTTTTAGGATAaggtccctcatagattgtaagccctcacgggcagggccctctaccccactgtgccagtcggtcattgttagtattatatctacctgtataatttgtgtattgtatgtaacccccaaatgtaaagcaccatggaattaatggtgctatataaataaataaataaataaataataataataataataataattgactgACTTCACAAAGAGCTTTCACCAGTCATCATCAACATGAGGCAATGCATTCTCCCAAGCAAGGTCTACTTGTTACCATGAGCTAATAGCATTGTCCCCTTTTTTACACATGCGATATATGTGCTTAATTATAGATATATCTGtggcacttttattttttttacggaTTTCTTGTAATTGTCAATTCCTTTCTGTTCCTCCATTTTCGGTCTTTGTTGGGTGTGTCCTCCACTGATGGAATTGTCTGTCATTTCTGTAATGCTATTTGGGGATAATTACAAAGCTCAGTGATGACAACTCAACCAAATATCCAACAGCGGCCGGACACTGCTTTACAACCATACAATCTCCAGATTGCCTTGGTGCcttggatggaaaaaaaaaatctgtgtccaGAATCCGAATACTTCAATTATAAGCAGTTTTTCTCTGTAGTGCTGTTGGCCTTGGCTGACAGTAACTCCAGGTTTATGATTGTTGATATTGAAGCCTACAGACACTCTGATGATGCTAGCACCTTTATAGCTGGCAGAATGAGTCAGGGGCTTCAAGAGAACCAAGTGGGCATCCCTGAACCCCTTGGGTTCTAGAGGAACACCGATGTATTTTATGATTGTTGCAGACAAAGGTTTTGACCATGTTATGCTTCCATCTCCAAGGAGAGGCTTGGATGTAAGATATcaaacctttaggctaagacctcaTGTGGGGTCCCACAGCAAAAAGAGTGCTGCCAGAATAACCACAGGAGCAACATGGTAGAAAGTTTGAAGAGGTTTCCTCCATggtctttctgttacaattatacctgtggtgaaaccgccggcgttttttaggtataattgacatgctgcaattttcaaaactgtgccggttttggaaattgcagcgtgtccacaccatggtttttaccacaaagtgagcatgtgatttgctagaatcccatccactgtgcacttactgtaaaacaccacgatttttcccactgcGTTTCTGTCCCGTAGGCCCTCGGCCTTAAAGTTGGTTTTTAACAGATGATAGATCCATCAGAAATGTCACTGTCGTGTGCAACTGGCTTAAGCCTTAAAAATACACCAAAAGCTgaagctagaatcccatccactttgctctgactgtaaaatgccgcaatttttcccacagcgtttccgccgtgggcaaatcatggcgtttacaccccatggggccctggccttaatcaCAAGCTCACCAGGGCAAGAAGGTTCATTGAGTGTGGCTTTGTGCACATGCAACAAATGGCAAGCCTCCCACTATCCAAATACCACCTAGTAATGTTATCACAGACATCAAAGTTTGGGTTATCCTCCATAACTATACTAGGATTTATGAGTCTTCAAAGGATGTTGC carries:
- the NKX6-1 gene encoding homeobox protein Nkx-6.1 isoform X1 — its product is MLALGQMDGTRQSAFLLSSPPLAALHSMAEMKTPLYPAYALPSQPCSSSISSSSSSSSSSSSPSPPLGSPTQVSLKHPSSSSPPATGGLSLGTPPPQVSAATPHGINDILSRPVMHCLPSLAGTTLTPSTSVSPAAVASTSSPAAGLLAGLPRFSSLSPPPPPPPGLYFSPSAAVVARYPKPLTELPGRTPIFWPGVMQSSPWRDARLACAPHQGSVLLDKDGKRKHTRPTFSGQQIFALEKTFEQTKYLAGPERARLAYSLGMTESQVKVWFQNRRTKWRKKHAAEMATAKKKQDTETERLKGASDNEDEDDDYNKPLDPNSDDEKITQLLKKHKSNSSLLHQQSENDSSS
- the NKX6-1 gene encoding homeobox protein Nkx-6.1 isoform X2, encoding MDGTRQSAFLLSSPPLAALHSMAEMKTPLYPVSLKHPSSSSPPATGGLSLGTPPPQVSAATPHGINDILSRPVSSPAAGLLAGLPRFSSLSPPPPPPPGLYFSPSAAVVARYPKPLTELPGRTPIFWPGVMQSSPWRDARLACAPHQGSVLLDKDGKRKHTRPTFSGQQIFALEKTFEQTKYLAGPERARLAYSLGMTESQVKVWFQNRRTKWRKKHAAEMATAKKKQDTETERLKGASDNEDEDDDYNKPLDPNSDDEKITQLLKKHKSNSSLLHQQSENDSSS